In one Solanum lycopersicum chromosome 11, SLM_r2.1 genomic region, the following are encoded:
- the LOC138339360 gene encoding uncharacterized protein, whose translation MAPFEKLYGRRCRSPFGSFDIGESSILFPEIIHEALEKVIMIMDRLSTADTRQKFYVDKRRRDLEFECLGDPTSTLPVEGLGFDENLSYEEVLVEILDCQVKRLRNKEFATKKLLWRNHLVEGKTWESEADMRSC comes from the exons ATGGCACCTTTTGAAAAACTATATGgcaggagatgtaggtctccatTTGGATCGTTTGACATAGGAGAGTCTTCCATCCTTTTCCCTGAGATCATACATGAGGCTTTGGAAAAGGTTATAATGATCATGGATAGATTGTCTACTGCTGACACTCGTCAAAAATTCTATGTTGATAAAAGGAGGAGAGATCTTGAatttgag TGTCTAGGCGATCCAACATCCACTTTGCCTGTTGAGGGGTTAGGATTtgatgagaacctttcttacgAAGAAGTTCTAGTTGAAATTTTAGATTGTCAAGTGAAGCGGCTAAGGAATAAGGAGTTTGCCACCAAAAAAttgttatggaggaaccaccttgttgagggaaAAACATGGGAGTccgaggccgatatgagatccTGTTAA